The following coding sequences are from one Arcobacter nitrofigilis DSM 7299 window:
- the nuoF gene encoding NADH-quinone oxidoreductase subunit NuoF, producing the protein MIIKIVSKNFDIPDSHKLDVALKNGRYTSIEKLFTMAPEDVTEEVCKSGLRGKGGGGAACGPKWKLMPPVDERPRYLIVNGDESEPGTFKDRQIFQYDPHLLIEGIICSCYAIGAHDAYIYIRGEYKWFIDRLNEAIDEAYAAGIIGDKIMGKHDFRVDITVHRGGGAYICGEKSALIESLEGKRGHPRLKPHGKECEWFYDMPATVNNVETIASVPNIVENGYESYTKYGTEKAPGTMLFAMSGPVKNPGVYELQYGCKMADVINEIGGGMQDGLKLKAVIPGGASCPILTAADVEKAYLDYESMWDIGSTLGTGGMMIIPEGVSMVDVAKNLIEFYHHESCGQCTPCREGTGWIDKILRELIEGVAKEDDIETLLDVCDTMNGKTICVFAPAVKDIIKSIVEKYKHEFLELIENKL; encoded by the coding sequence ATGATTATAAAAATCGTAAGTAAAAATTTTGACATTCCTGATTCTCATAAACTTGATGTTGCACTAAAAAATGGGAGATATACTTCTATTGAAAAACTATTTACTATGGCTCCTGAAGATGTTACAGAAGAAGTTTGTAAAAGTGGATTAAGAGGAAAAGGTGGTGGAGGTGCTGCATGTGGACCTAAGTGGAAACTTATGCCACCAGTTGATGAAAGACCTAGATACTTAATTGTAAACGGGGATGAATCAGAACCAGGAACTTTCAAAGATAGACAAATATTCCAATATGATCCGCACCTTTTAATAGAAGGTATTATTTGCTCTTGTTATGCAATTGGAGCACATGATGCTTATATTTATATTAGAGGTGAATATAAATGGTTTATTGATAGATTAAATGAAGCTATCGATGAAGCTTATGCTGCAGGAATCATTGGAGATAAAATCATGGGTAAACATGATTTTAGAGTTGATATAACTGTTCATAGAGGTGGTGGAGCATATATTTGTGGTGAAAAATCTGCACTTATTGAATCTCTAGAAGGTAAAAGAGGACATCCAAGACTTAAACCACATGGTAAAGAGTGTGAGTGGTTCTATGATATGCCAGCAACTGTAAATAATGTTGAAACAATTGCATCAGTACCAAATATTGTTGAGAATGGTTATGAGTCATATACAAAATATGGGACTGAGAAAGCTCCTGGAACTATGCTTTTTGCAATGAGTGGTCCAGTTAAAAACCCAGGTGTTTATGAATTACAATATGGTTGTAAAATGGCGGATGTAATTAATGAAATCGGTGGAGGAATGCAAGATGGGCTTAAATTAAAAGCTGTAATCCCAGGTGGAGCTTCTTGTCCTATCTTAACTGCTGCTGATGTTGAAAAAGCATATTTGGATTATGAATCTATGTGGGATATTGGTTCAACTTTAGGAACAGGTGGGATGATGATAATTCCAGAAGGCGTTTCTATGGTTGATGTTGCTAAAAACCTAATTGAATTTTATCACCATGAATCTTGCGGTCAGTGTACACCTTGTAGAGAAGGAACTGGTTGGATTGATAAGATTTTAAGAGAGTTAATAGAAGGTGTTGCAAAAGAAGATGATATAGAGACGCTTTTAGATGTTTGTGACACTATGAATGGAAAAACCATTTGTGTTTTTGCACCTGCTGTAAAAGATATTATAAAAAGTATTGTTGAAAAATATAAACATGAATTTCTTGAATTAATTGAAAATAAACTATAA
- a CDS encoding citrate synthase, protein MAKDTFTLTDNRSGKAYEYNIIDGTRGPSVVDIRTFYKDTGMFTYDPGYTSTASCDSKITFIDGENSELRYRGYDIADLAGKHSFLDVSYLLMRGQLPTEEASKNFDLEIRHRSFLNEGIIRLFDALPDGAHPMATMGAATMALAAFYKDHLHLEDEEQFKMMRRRILAKMPTIAAMAYRNSIGTPLIYPDVDKYFTENFLYMLRAYPGGKMKYLGNGKSQEIRQVEVDALDAIFTLHADHEQNASTTTVRNVGSTEAHPYVAIASGISALWGSAHGGANEKVMDQLRMIGDVKNVPSYIAKAKDKNDPFRLMGFGHRVYKNRDPRAEALKGLQDKLREELHLDSKLLDIAAAVEEAALSDDYFKERGLYPNIDFYSGVILTALRIPIAMFTPIFVIGRTPGWLAQWSELKHDKTAKIARPRQLYTGK, encoded by the coding sequence ATGGCAAAAGATACATTTACATTAACAGACAATAGAAGTGGAAAAGCTTATGAGTACAATATTATAGATGGTACAAGAGGCCCAAGTGTTGTTGATATTAGAACATTCTACAAAGATACTGGTATGTTTACATATGACCCTGGTTATACATCAACTGCATCTTGTGATTCAAAAATCACATTTATTGATGGTGAAAATTCTGAATTAAGATACAGAGGATATGATATTGCTGATTTAGCTGGTAAACACTCATTTTTAGATGTTTCTTACTTACTTATGAGAGGTCAACTTCCAACAGAAGAAGCTTCAAAAAACTTTGATTTAGAAATAAGACATAGATCATTTTTAAATGAAGGGATTATTAGATTATTTGATGCTTTACCTGATGGTGCTCACCCAATGGCAACTATGGGAGCTGCAACTATGGCATTAGCAGCATTTTATAAAGATCACTTACATTTAGAAGATGAAGAACAATTCAAAATGATGAGAAGAAGAATCTTAGCTAAAATGCCAACAATTGCTGCAATGGCTTACAGAAATTCTATTGGTACACCACTTATTTATCCAGATGTAGATAAATATTTCACTGAAAACTTCTTATATATGTTAAGAGCATATCCAGGTGGAAAAATGAAATACCTAGGAAATGGTAAAAGCCAAGAGATAAGACAAGTTGAAGTAGATGCTCTTGATGCTATTTTTACTTTACATGCTGACCATGAACAAAATGCTTCTACAACAACAGTAAGAAATGTTGGTTCTACAGAAGCTCACCCTTATGTTGCAATTGCTTCTGGTATTTCTGCTTTATGGGGTTCTGCACATGGTGGAGCAAATGAAAAAGTTATGGATCAATTAAGAATGATTGGTGATGTTAAAAATGTACCTTCATATATTGCAAAAGCAAAAGATAAAAATGATCCATTTAGATTAATGGGATTTGGACATAGAGTTTATAAAAACAGAGATCCAAGAGCTGAAGCATTAAAAGGATTACAAGATAAATTAAGAGAAGAATTACATCTTGACTCTAAACTACTTGATATCGCAGCAGCAGTTGAAGAAGCAGCATTAAGTGATGATTACTTTAAAGAAAGAGGCTTATATCCAAATATTGATTTCTATTCAGGTGTTATTTTAACTGCTCTTAGAATTCCAATTGCAATGTTTACACCAATCTTTGTTATTGGTAGAACTCCAGGATGGTTAGCACAATGGTCAGAATTAAAACATGATAAAACTGCAAAAATTGCAAGACCTAGACAGTTATATACTGGAAAATAA
- a CDS encoding 2Fe-2S iron-sulfur cluster-binding protein has protein sequence MSEMVKLIINDQEMEAEKGSLLIDKLLDEDIHIPHFCYHKALGKDGNCRMCMVEIAGQKRPQIACDTPVKEGMVVSTTSDNIMAVRRDILELELINHPIDCPTCDQAGECKLQDFYMESGFYESRINVEEKNHARKREDLGANVMLDQERCVLCTRCVRFCSDITGTNELGVINRADHSVIGTFPGRPLSNPYAMNVVDLCPVGALTSKDFRFKQRVWFMETFNAICNGCSKGCNIFVDHRKEKYENDKIYRFRPRLNNDVNGYFMCDYGRLSYKNEEENRLEKALVNGKEDTTSNAIASLYTEVAKNNNALFLVSPNLCLEELQNVKAFADAVKANISGYSPQYIDETFGDDYLKKNDKSANRASFKEVGITEDESSFKSYFDAASLVVVFDNNYFDDNLELLSGKKVISCFSHKSKTIEKSDVAIPTASFYEKSGTYINVDGIKQKTISGMKKDNQAKTISSIVETIKTMIEKGNI, from the coding sequence ATGAGCGAAATGGTAAAACTGATAATCAATGATCAGGAGATGGAGGCAGAAAAAGGAAGTCTCTTAATTGATAAATTATTAGATGAAGATATACATATTCCTCATTTTTGTTATCACAAAGCATTGGGGAAAGATGGAAACTGTAGAATGTGTATGGTTGAAATCGCTGGACAAAAAAGACCCCAAATTGCCTGTGATACTCCTGTAAAAGAAGGTATGGTAGTTAGTACAACAAGTGATAATATTATGGCAGTAAGAAGAGATATCTTAGAGTTAGAACTAATCAATCACCCTATTGACTGTCCTACCTGTGATCAAGCAGGAGAGTGTAAACTACAAGATTTTTACATGGAATCAGGTTTTTATGAATCTAGAATAAATGTTGAAGAAAAAAATCATGCTAGAAAAAGAGAAGACTTAGGTGCTAATGTAATGTTAGACCAAGAAAGATGTGTTCTTTGTACTAGATGTGTTAGATTTTGTTCAGACATAACAGGAACAAATGAGTTAGGTGTAATCAATAGAGCTGACCATTCAGTTATTGGTACATTCCCAGGAAGACCACTTAGCAATCCTTATGCTATGAATGTAGTAGACTTATGTCCTGTTGGTGCTTTAACTTCAAAAGATTTTAGATTTAAACAAAGAGTTTGGTTTATGGAGACATTTAATGCTATTTGTAATGGTTGTTCAAAGGGATGTAATATCTTTGTTGACCATAGAAAAGAAAAGTATGAAAATGACAAAATTTACAGATTTAGACCTAGATTGAATAATGATGTTAATGGTTATTTCATGTGTGATTACGGTAGATTATCATATAAAAATGAAGAAGAAAATAGATTAGAAAAAGCACTAGTTAATGGGAAAGAAGATACTACAAGTAATGCAATAGCTTCTTTATATACAGAAGTTGCAAAAAATAACAATGCCTTATTTCTTGTAAGTCCAAACCTATGTTTAGAAGAATTACAAAATGTAAAGGCATTTGCAGATGCAGTTAAAGCAAATATTTCTGGATACTCACCTCAGTACATAGATGAAACTTTTGGAGATGATTATTTGAAGAAAAATGATAAAAGTGCAAATAGAGCATCTTTTAAAGAAGTAGGTATAACTGAAGATGAGTCTTCATTTAAATCTTATTTTGATGCAGCATCACTTGTAGTAGTTTTTGATAATAACTATTTTGATGATAATCTTGAATTACTTAGTGGTAAAAAAGTTATCTCTTGTTTTTCTCACAAATCTAAAACTATTGAAAAATCAGACGTTGCAATTCCAACTGCCTCATTTTATGAAAAAAGTGGAACTTATATAAATGTTGATGGAATAAAACAAAAAACTATTTCAGGTATGAAAAAAGATAATCAAGCAAAAACAATATCATCAATAGTTGAAACTATTAAAACTATGATAGAAAAAGGAAATATATGA
- a CDS encoding complex I subunit 1/NuoH family protein, with translation MNTASIVVIIVNILLAVVLAVGLTPVFVWWERRIAGFIQDRSGPNRCHIGPMRLGGLIQSLADMLKLVFKEDFTPGHIKYKFMFTIAPSIVFVCYFLTFAVIPFADNVVIDGQSHAMQALPMQLGIMWFLAYAGLSVYGIILGGYASGSKYGLLGAIRASAQVISYEASMALALISMLLTYGSIHLNDIVHFQGGTFWEIIPSWGAFMQPLAAIIFIVCAFAETNRTPFDIAEGESEIVAGYHTEYSAMRFGLFQVSEFAAMAGASAIIVTLFFGGYQIPWLDTQTLKANIDIVIIILMALLPIKIYIFTKWIKKNNNWYDKNDIRAKETGILVKAFWTIGIVSFIALGALLATGIGENGSSIAVAVIQVVTFLVKFLLMVFVFMWVRWTLLRFRYDQLQMLGWKILLPLSLLNIIITASVIVLTGM, from the coding sequence ATGAATACAGCATCAATAGTTGTTATTATAGTAAATATTCTTTTAGCTGTAGTACTAGCAGTTGGTTTAACACCTGTGTTTGTATGGTGGGAGAGAAGAATAGCTGGATTTATCCAAGATAGATCAGGACCAAATAGATGTCATATTGGACCAATGAGACTAGGTGGATTGATACAAAGTTTAGCAGATATGCTAAAACTTGTATTTAAAGAAGACTTCACACCAGGACATATTAAATATAAATTTATGTTTACTATTGCTCCTTCAATAGTATTTGTTTGTTACTTCCTAACATTTGCAGTTATTCCTTTTGCAGATAACGTTGTAATTGACGGTCAAAGTCATGCAATGCAAGCCCTACCAATGCAATTAGGCATTATGTGGTTTTTAGCATATGCTGGATTATCTGTATACGGAATCATTTTAGGTGGTTATGCATCAGGAAGTAAATATGGTCTTTTAGGTGCAATTAGAGCATCTGCTCAAGTTATCTCTTATGAAGCATCAATGGCATTAGCTTTAATCTCTATGTTATTAACATATGGTTCTATTCACTTAAATGACATTGTACATTTTCAAGGTGGAACTTTTTGGGAAATAATTCCTTCATGGGGTGCATTTATGCAACCTCTTGCTGCTATTATTTTTATTGTTTGTGCTTTTGCTGAAACAAATAGAACTCCTTTTGATATTGCAGAAGGTGAATCAGAAATTGTTGCTGGATATCATACAGAATATAGTGCGATGAGATTTGGACTTTTTCAAGTATCAGAATTTGCAGCAATGGCAGGAGCATCAGCTATTATTGTAACACTTTTCTTTGGTGGATATCAAATTCCTTGGTTAGATACCCAAACATTAAAAGCAAATATTGATATTGTTATTATCATACTTATGGCTTTATTACCTATTAAAATTTATATCTTCACAAAATGGATTAAGAAAAATAATAACTGGTATGATAAAAATGATATTAGAGCAAAAGAAACAGGTATTTTAGTAAAAGCATTTTGGACTATAGGTATAGTTTCATTTATAGCCTTAGGTGCTTTACTAGCTACAGGTATAGGTGAAAATGGTTCAAGTATTGCAGTTGCTGTTATTCAAGTAGTAACTTTCTTAGTAAAATTTCTTCTTATGGTATTTGTATTTATGTGGGTTAGATGGACTTTATTAAGATTTAGATATGACCAACTACAAATGTTAGGATGGAAAATTTTACTACCACTATCACTATTAAATATTATTATAACTGCTTCAGTTATAGTTTTGACAGGAATGTAA
- a CDS encoding NuoI/complex I 23 kDa subunit family protein: MGIKIIKRQGQTFKDKLFIPAIMGGMKTTLGHFTKNLKDVSNLTTIQYPEEQPTDVATNPRYRGVHRLTKWEDESEKCVACYMCATACPAECIFIDAEERFDGKAEKRPKEFKIDLLECVYCGYCVEACPCDAIRMDTGILSFTGSSREEFVVDKKYLMNNERAKDLSND, from the coding sequence ATGGGTATTAAAATAATAAAAAGACAGGGTCAAACTTTTAAAGATAAGCTTTTTATACCAGCTATTATGGGTGGTATGAAAACAACCTTAGGTCACTTTACAAAAAATTTAAAAGATGTTTCAAATTTAACAACTATTCAGTATCCAGAAGAACAACCAACAGATGTAGCTACAAATCCTAGATATAGAGGGGTTCATAGACTTACAAAATGGGAAGATGAATCTGAAAAATGTGTTGCATGTTATATGTGTGCAACTGCATGTCCTGCTGAATGTATCTTTATTGATGCAGAAGAGAGATTTGATGGTAAGGCTGAAAAAAGACCAAAAGAGTTTAAAATAGACCTTTTAGAGTGTGTATATTGTGGATATTGTGTTGAGGCTTGTCCATGTGATGCAATTAGAATGGATACAGGTATTTTAAGTTTTACAGGAAGTTCGAGAGAAGAATTTGTTGTAGATAAAAAATACTTAATGAATAACGAAAGAGCAAAGGATTTATCAAATGACTGA
- a CDS encoding NADH-quinone oxidoreductase subunit J family protein, which translates to MTDILFIGLSFMAIAGGLTMLIHKQPMYAALGLLISILSVSGLFALLSATFLFMVQIIVYAGAIMTLLLFILMFLNIDEHDLPKEPKKVRNIIIGAIVMLPLNIVILTAVSALPKKDMSIIETNFGGIKEIGMLLYQNWLISFELISILLLVALVGAIVLAKRKKTRGIQS; encoded by the coding sequence ATGACTGATATTTTATTTATTGGTTTAAGTTTTATGGCAATAGCTGGTGGACTCACTATGCTAATACATAAACAACCTATGTATGCAGCACTTGGATTATTAATCTCTATTTTATCTGTATCTGGACTTTTTGCATTATTAAGTGCAACTTTCCTTTTTATGGTTCAAATAATAGTTTATGCAGGTGCAATTATGACACTTCTACTATTTATATTAATGTTTTTAAATATTGATGAACATGATTTACCAAAAGAGCCTAAAAAAGTTAGAAATATTATTATAGGTGCGATTGTTATGTTGCCATTAAACATTGTAATTTTAACAGCTGTATCAGCTTTACCAAAAAAAGACATGAGTATTATTGAGACAAATTTTGGTGGAATAAAAGAGATTGGAATGCTTTTATATCAAAACTGGTTAATCTCATTTGAGTTAATTTCAATACTACTTTTAGTTGCCTTAGTTGGTGCTATTGTATTGGCTAAAAGAAAAAAAACTAGAGGAATACAATCATGA
- the nuoK gene encoding NADH-quinone oxidoreductase subunit NuoK gives MISLTSYAFVSMMLFSIGAIGVIARRNIFVIYMSIELMLNGINLFLVTFARYHFNMDPQVITVMVIAIAAAEAAIFLSVIILLFRTKRSLDTDLFTALKQGEK, from the coding sequence ATGATATCACTAACATCATATGCATTTGTTTCAATGATGCTTTTTTCAATTGGTGCAATTGGAGTTATTGCAAGAAGAAATATTTTTGTAATATATATGTCAATAGAACTTATGTTAAATGGAATAAATCTATTTTTGGTTACTTTTGCTAGATACCATTTCAATATGGATCCACAAGTAATTACAGTAATGGTTATAGCAATTGCTGCTGCTGAAGCTGCCATTTTCTTATCAGTAATAATTCTTTTATTTAGAACAAAAAGATCATTAGATACTGATTTATTTACAGCACTTAAACAAGGAGAAAAATAA
- the nuoL gene encoding NADH-quinone oxidoreductase subunit L gives MHTDLLVWIILAPLLGAILNGGFYFYNIKKRALPQRLFSLIGTLAPIIGFIFTLIIFIDMVNTNSTYHQTIFTWLEVDKLTIEMKFLGDNLSIFMAMFVTFVGSLIHIYAVGYMHKDEGFGKFFAYFNLFLASMLILVLADNPIILFIGWEGVGVCSYLLIKFYYGNKENVLAANKAFIVNRVGDFGFILGVITLFFAIGQGNLSFESIEANLSNASPSLLILSGFLLFVGAMGKSAQIPLYTWLPDAMAGPTPISALIHAATMVTAGVYMVARFHFLYSGIEGVGTFIAYIGAFSALFAAIIATKQQDIKKILAYSTMSQLGYMFIGVGLGFYSTGLFHVFTHAFFKAMLFMAAGGMIMAQHHEQNIFKMAQHRVSTPIVGFCMLVGVIAISGIPPFSGFFSKDAILGAAFHEGQYGIWAIGMFTAFLTAFYMFRLYFILFVAPNKNNTTAYVYTSKTITLPLLVLAVGAISAGFLNLPEVLGGHHMVDTWLAQLDSKELHMSHSTEYILMVVSVVFAVAGIYAAYKKYANFDIYNPESEEGLVANKFYVDEIYNAVFVQSAKKLSTFIDKVVDEKIIDSFIMGSCNQFINLGKVVGRLQNANVRFYGLFMLVGMSAIFIYLFISLGL, from the coding sequence ATGCATACAGATCTATTAGTATGGATAATATTAGCTCCACTACTTGGTGCTATATTAAATGGTGGATTCTATTTTTATAATATAAAGAAAAGAGCCTTACCACAAAGATTATTTTCATTAATAGGAACATTAGCTCCAATTATTGGTTTTATTTTTACTTTAATAATCTTTATAGATATGGTTAATACTAACTCTACATATCATCAAACTATCTTTACATGGTTAGAAGTAGATAAATTAACTATTGAAATGAAATTTTTAGGTGATAATCTATCAATCTTCATGGCTATGTTCGTAACTTTTGTAGGATCTTTAATTCACATTTATGCTGTTGGTTATATGCACAAAGATGAAGGTTTTGGAAAGTTTTTTGCTTATTTCAACCTTTTCTTAGCATCAATGTTAATTCTGGTACTTGCTGATAATCCAATTATTTTATTTATTGGATGGGAAGGTGTTGGTGTTTGTTCTTACTTATTAATTAAATTTTATTATGGTAACAAAGAGAATGTACTTGCAGCAAACAAAGCATTTATTGTAAATAGAGTTGGAGATTTTGGATTTATTTTAGGTGTAATTACTCTATTTTTTGCAATAGGACAAGGAAACTTATCTTTTGAATCAATAGAAGCAAACTTAAGTAATGCGTCTCCTAGTTTACTTATTTTATCTGGTTTCTTACTATTTGTAGGAGCGATGGGTAAATCAGCACAGATTCCATTATATACTTGGCTTCCAGATGCGATGGCAGGACCTACACCGATTTCAGCACTTATTCACGCAGCAACAATGGTAACAGCTGGGGTTTATATGGTTGCAAGATTTCATTTTCTTTATTCAGGAATTGAAGGTGTTGGTACATTTATTGCTTATATTGGTGCTTTTTCAGCTCTTTTTGCAGCAATTATTGCAACTAAGCAACAAGATATTAAAAAGATACTTGCATATTCAACTATGTCACAACTTGGATATATGTTTATAGGTGTTGGTTTAGGTTTTTATTCAACAGGTTTATTTCATGTATTTACACATGCATTTTTTAAAGCAATGTTATTCATGGCAGCAGGTGGTATGATTATGGCTCAACACCATGAACAAAACATCTTCAAAATGGCACAACATAGAGTTAGTACTCCAATCGTTGGATTTTGTATGTTAGTTGGTGTTATTGCAATTTCAGGTATTCCTCCATTTTCTGGTTTCTTTTCAAAAGATGCAATTTTAGGTGCAGCGTTTCATGAAGGTCAATATGGAATTTGGGCAATTGGAATGTTTACAGCATTTTTAACAGCATTTTATATGTTTAGATTATATTTTATTCTTTTTGTTGCTCCAAATAAAAATAATACTACTGCATATGTGTACACATCTAAAACAATAACATTACCATTGTTAGTTTTAGCAGTTGGTGCAATATCTGCTGGTTTCTTAAACTTACCAGAAGTTTTAGGTGGTCATCACATGGTTGACACATGGTTAGCACAACTTGATTCAAAAGAGCTACATATGAGTCATAGTACAGAATATATTTTAATGGTAGTATCTGTAGTATTTGCAGTTGCAGGAATATATGCAGCATATAAAAAATATGCAAACTTTGATATATACAATCCTGAAAGCGAAGAAGGACTTGTTGCTAATAAATTCTATGTTGATGAGATATATAATGCAGTATTTGTTCAAAGTGCAAAAAAATTATCAACTTTTATTGATAAAGTTGTAGATGAAAAAATCATTGATAGCTTCATCATGGGAAGTTGTAACCAGTTTATCAACCTTGGTAAAGTAGTTGGAAGACTTCAAAATGCAAATGTAAGATTTTATGGATTATTCATGCTTGTTGGTATGAGTGCAATCTTCATTTATTTATTTATTTCGTTAGGATTGTAG
- a CDS encoding complex I subunit 4 family protein codes for MSAESLSFIIFLPAIVAFGLMITTANVEAVRNIAFLTTTVILALVLKIYINFDPNAGMQFVTNAPWIQTYGINYYIGVDGFSLTILMLIAILIPTSYLLLWEGRTKGYWINMLLVQTGVTGALLSLDVILFYFFWEVMLLPVFLMIGIDGFGDKVFTTIKVTIYTMAGSLLMFIGIIYLGVTFYNEFGFWSFQYNDFTKITTLSYHEQVYLFLTFVIAFGIKIPIFPLHTWIMDTYKNAPTGAVFLLSSIMAKLGVYAIVRFMIPIFPEIYIEYSTWFVFIGLFGLVYFGIAALMQNDIKRMFAYSSASHLSFIAAGIFSLNAYGINGALYLIIAHAIATGALFLLVGVLHDESKFKTISDLGGIAKVAPIFTFIFAIMLFANIGLPGTNGFVSELLIIFGIYEFNHTLGYISALTVIIGASYMLWMFQRAILQDRVGEPRKMRDLKIKEIIGLAPWIILVFLMGVYPEPFIDKFEPTVTHFLNDILKIGVMR; via the coding sequence ATGAGTGCAGAAAGTTTATCATTTATTATATTTTTACCAGCAATTGTTGCCTTTGGTCTGATGATTACAACAGCAAATGTTGAAGCAGTTAGAAATATAGCATTTTTAACTACTACTGTTATTTTAGCATTAGTATTAAAAATCTATATCAACTTTGACCCAAATGCAGGAATGCAATTTGTTACAAATGCACCTTGGATTCAAACTTACGGTATAAACTATTATATTGGAGTTGACGGTTTTTCTTTAACAATTTTAATGCTTATTGCTATTTTAATTCCTACCTCGTATTTATTATTATGGGAAGGTAGAACAAAAGGTTATTGGATCAATATGTTACTTGTACAAACAGGTGTTACAGGTGCATTATTATCTTTAGATGTTATTTTATTCTACTTCTTTTGGGAAGTTATGTTATTACCAGTATTCTTAATGATTGGTATTGATGGTTTTGGGGATAAAGTATTTACAACTATTAAAGTTACTATTTACACAATGGCTGGTTCATTGTTGATGTTTATTGGTATTATTTACCTTGGTGTTACATTTTATAATGAATTTGGTTTTTGGTCTTTCCAATACAATGACTTTACAAAAATCACAACATTATCTTACCATGAACAAGTATACTTATTTTTAACATTTGTTATTGCCTTTGGGATTAAAATTCCAATTTTTCCATTACATACTTGGATAATGGATACATATAAAAATGCTCCTACTGGTGCAGTTTTCTTATTATCTTCTATCATGGCAAAACTTGGAGTTTATGCAATCGTTAGATTTATGATTCCAATATTTCCAGAAATTTACATTGAATACTCTACTTGGTTTGTATTTATTGGATTATTTGGTTTAGTTTATTTTGGAATTGCAGCATTAATGCAAAATGACATTAAAAGAATGTTTGCATATTCATCAGCATCTCACTTAAGTTTTATAGCTGCTGGTATATTTTCTTTAAATGCTTATGGTATTAATGGAGCACTATACTTAATTATCGCCCATGCAATTGCAACAGGTGCATTATTTTTACTTGTTGGTGTTTTACATGATGAGTCAAAATTCAAAACAATTAGTGACTTAGGTGGAATTGCGAAAGTTGCTCCTATATTTACTTTTATTTTTGCCATCATGTTATTTGCAAATATTGGATTACCAGGAACAAATGGATTTGTTTCAGAATTATTAATTATTTTTGGAATCTATGAATTCAATCATACATTAGGTTATATCTCAGCTCTTACAGTTATTATTGGTGCTTCATATATGTTATGGATGTTCCAAAGAGCTATTTTACAAGATAGAGTTGGAGAGCCAAGAAAAATGAGAGACCTTAAAATTAAAGAGATTATTGGTTTAGCACCATGGATAATCTTAGTTTTTCTAATGGGTGTTTACCCAGAACCATTCATTGATAAGTTTGAGCCAACCGTAACTCACTTTTTAAATGACATATTAAAAATTGGAGTGATGAGATAA